A single genomic interval of Oncorhynchus mykiss isolate Arlee chromosome 13, USDA_OmykA_1.1, whole genome shotgun sequence harbors:
- the LOC118938466 gene encoding NLR family CARD domain-containing protein 3-like, which produces MKEDKHTFIELLNHFSMETKQSGISNYNKYKVLFIFDGLDECRLPLDFQKNKICWDVTESTSVDVLLTNLIKGNLLPSALLWITTRPAAANKIPSGCVDQVTEVRGFNDPQKEEYFRKRFSDEDLASRIISHIKTSRSLHIMCHIPVFCWISAIVLEHMLTHKREEMPKTLTEMYTHLVVFHTTQKNEKYLGKEETGPHWNKESILSLGKLAFQQLVKGNLIFYEEDLKEAGIDVNEASVYSGLCTQLFQKECGLYQDKVYCFVHLSIQEFLAAVYVFLSFINNNENLMAKPQSTSRNLFARIKQRRKVTFYRSAVDKALQSETGNLDLFLRFLLGLSLESNQKHLRGLLTKTRSSSKTHEKTVKFIKEKIRENPSPERSINLFHCLNELNDNSLVEEIQRYLRTGSLLEPKLSPAQWSALVFVLLTSEKELDVFDLKKYSRSEEGLLRLLPVVKASRAVLSGVKPLTPERAGPE; this is translated from the exons atgaaagaggacaaacACACTTTCATTGAACTTCTCAATCACTTCTCAATGGAAACCAAACAATCAGGAATCTCCAACTACAACAAGTAcaaagttctgttcatctttgatggtctggatgagtgccgactgcccctagacttccagaagaacaagatctgttgggacgtcacagagtcaacctcagtggacgttctgctgacaaatctcatcaagggaaatctgcttccctctgctctcctctggataactacccgacctgcagcagccaataagatcccttcagggtgtgttgaccaggtgaccgaggtacgagggttcaatgacccacagaaggaggagtacttcaggaagagattcagtgatgaggacctggccagcagaatcatctcacacataaagacatcaaggagcctccacatcatgtgccacattccagtcttctgttggatttcTGCAATAGTCCTTGAACACATGTTGACAcataagagagaagagatgcccaagactctgactgagatgtacacacaccttgtggtgtttcataccacacagaagaatgaaaagtatcttgggaaagaagagacaggtccacactggaataaagagagcattctgtcactgggaaaactggcttttcaacagcttgtgaagggcaatctgattttctatgaaGAAGACCTGAAAGAGGCTGGCATTGATGTTAATGAAGCCTCAGTGTACTCAGGATTGTGCACACAGCTCTTTCAAAAGGAATGTGGGCTGTACCAGGACAAGGTGTACTGCTTTGTTcatctgagcattcaggagtttctggctgctgtatatgtgttcctctcattcatcaacaacaatgagAATCTAATGGCCAAACCTCAATCAACGTCCAGGAACCTTTTTGCGAGGATCAAACAAAGGCGTAAAGTTACTTTCTACAGGAGTGCTGTGGATAAAGCCTTACAAAGTGAGACAGGAAACCTGGACcttttcctccgcttccttctgggcctctcactggagtccaatcagaagcACTTACGAGGTCTACTGACAAAGACAAGAAGCAGCTCAAAGACCCATGAAAAAACAGTCAAGTTCATCAAGGAGAAGATCAGGGAGAATCCCTCTCCAGAGAGGAgcatcaatctgttccactgtctgaatgaactgaatgacaattctctagtggaggagatccaaAGATACCTGAGAACAGGAAGTCTCTTAGAACCCAAACTGTCACCtgcacagtggtcagctctggtctttgtgttgctgacttcagaaaaggagctggatgtgtttgacctgaagaaatactccagatcagaggaaggtcttCTGAGGCTGCTGCCAGTGGTCAAAGCCTCCAGAGCTGTTCT ctctggagtcaaacccctcacacctgagagagctggacctgagtaa